From Mya arenaria isolate MELC-2E11 chromosome 12, ASM2691426v1, the proteins below share one genomic window:
- the LOC128211897 gene encoding serine/threonine-protein phosphatase 6 regulatory ankyrin repeat subunit B-like: MVHGNSERMHVLVGHVLEGSQNHALEELGKAADILDTQITIECTSLTNHCVCAENVEYLRKPDHILQCIRKGKCFHCQRYRCMDRKYETVTASTSLLHLAAASGRFEVFRFLHRSGGDLESTSGLFQLRSIHLAIIHGHFNIFCYLLSQKVGVNAPLLTHGTTLTPLMLAVQHRRMDMVNHLLMVRDLDLCYRNSLRQSPVLFAVRNNDIDLVNLLLSAEEARNGRAHDSDGRRSMCPEELQHPCAMLETIKRDNDTVLKALLDGGCEADFIFQGYYSQTSALILASIHNSYKCLELLVEYGADIQLNLGGTALHWAQQLDWPESVNVLHNAQFKHILAGLESDDDLNSSGSESTNVDDEADSVDGGESVRKNSVHEIDTNLSPLLSIWYFVQWLDVSEPIQKMVGKGHDVNVQDRYGRTGLHLAVDDQNVPALRTLLSLGADCNIPDSCGATPFWHAVYWNKESMIKELMFANVVTECRAHKDAGKFRLPYLEGLNPDPGCCTVSTLSVAVKKNFPFIVHLLLEAGYKTASEDMEELISIAKPESKAILTDYSSQPRSLFAHARNYVRDTCGRNIHRLVRDVDLPFRARDCLLLRDLFDLKIEPDF; encoded by the exons ATGGTGCACGGGAACAGCGAACGGATGCACGTGCTCGTGGGTCACGTGCTAGAAGGTTCGCAGAACCACGCTCTGGAGGAACTAGGCAAAGCAGCCGACATTCTAGACACGCAAATAACAATAG agtGTACAAGTCTTACGAATCACTGTGTTTGCGCGGAAAATGTCGAATACCTCCGGAAACCCGACCACATACTGCAGTGTATCCGGAAGGGTAAATGCTTCCACTGCCAGCGGTACAGGTGTATGGACCGGAAGTATGAAACAGTGACCGCCTCTACATCGCTGCTGCACCTTGCAGCCGCATCCGGGAGGTTCGAAGTGTTCCGATTCCTGCACAGATCCGGGGGCGACCTAGAATCCACTTCCGGTCTGTTCCAGCTGCGCTCAATCCACCTGGCGATAATCCACGGGCATTTTAACATCTTCTGTTATCTGCTTAGCCAGAAG GTTGGCGTGAACGCACCGTTACTAACGCACGGTACGACGTTGACTCCGCTAATGTTGGCCGTACAGCACCGCAGAATGGACATGGTGAACCACCTGCTCATGgtccgtgaccttgacctctgctACCGGAACTCCCTCCGCCAATCGCCCGTCCTATTCGCCGTCCGCAATAACGACATCGATCTCGTCAACCTGCTACTGAGCGCTGAGGAGGCCCGCAACGGCCGTGCCCATGACAGCGACGGCAGGAGATCCATGTGTCCGGAGGAGCTGCAGCATCCCTGTGCCATGCTCGAGACTATCAAACGAG ACAACGACACCGTCCTCAAGGCGTTACTAGACGGTGGCTGTGAAGCGGACTTTATCTTCCAGGGGTATTACAGCCAAACATCAGCTTTAATCCTGGCGTCCATTCATAACTCATACAAGTGCTTAGAACTTCTAGTGGAATACGGTGCAGATATACAGTTGAACCTCGGCGGAACAGCCTTACATTGGGCCCAGCAACTGGACTGGCCAGAGAGTGTGAATGTCCTCCACAACGCCCAGTTCAAACACATTCTAGCTGGGTTGGAGAGTGACGATGATTTAAACTCTAGTGGCTCTGAATCTACAAATGTTGACGACGAAGCCGACAGTGTTGATGGCGGGGAATCAGTCCGCAAAAACAGTGTTCATGAAATAGACACAAACTTGAGTCCGCTCTTATCAATATGGTACTTCGTGCAATGGCTGGACGTAAGTGAACCGATACAGAAAATGGTGGGAAAAGGCCATGATGTGAATGTTCAGGATCGCTACGGACGAACTGGACTACACTTGGCTGTTGACGACCAAAATGTCCCGGCTTTACGGACTTTACTGAGTCTTGGTGCTGATTGTAATATTCCCGACTCATGTGGGGCAACGCCTTTCTGGCACGCCGTTTACTGGAACAAAGAAAGCATGATCAAAGAGCTTATGTTCGCTAATGTTGTCACGGAGTGCAGAGCTCACAAAGACGCCGGTAAATTCCGGCTTCCGTATTTGGAAGGATTAAACCCCGACCCTGGTTGTTGTACAGTTTCTACACTCAGTGTTgctgttaaaaaaaactttccttTCATCGTACACCTACTCCTTGAAGCAGGATATAAAACAGCATCAGAAGACATGGAGGAATTAATCAGCATCGCTAAACCGGAATCCAAAGCCATCCTTACAGATTATTCTAGTCAGCCCCGGAGCTTGTTCGCGCATGCTCGCAACTACGTGCGTGACACGTGCGGTCGGAACATTCATCGTCTCGTGCGAGACGTCGACCTGCCCTTCCGCGCGAGAGATTGTCTTCTCCTGAGGGACTTGTTCGACCTCAAAATAGAACCGGATTTTTGA